The proteins below come from a single Aegilops tauschii subsp. strangulata cultivar AL8/78 chromosome 6, Aet v6.0, whole genome shotgun sequence genomic window:
- the LOC109774866 gene encoding uncharacterized protein, which yields MPLLETAHVSLKDGCHDFCRKNRRNCDDPCCGCHAYPINEAVLLNGLSNAVKLDLIALPKMFLYRWDLKWCPVFGKLKTLLLNEWFTTVDLVCILRHSPVLEILTLQLDNTENIVGATGAQETITQSFVCERLKFVYIECEKVDEGVRSILSILSTCGILREQISIKEDPCSDSDYSSTGSYSTDSD from the exons ATGCCATTGCTAGAAACAGCCCATGTTAGCCTTAAAGATGGATGCCATGATTTCTGTCGCAAGAACAGGCGTAATTGTGATGATCCTTGCTGTGGTTGTCATGCCTATCCTATCAACGAGGCGGTGCTTCTCAATGGTTTGTCCAATGCTGTCAAGTTGGACTTGATTGCTTTACCTAAAATG TTTCTCTACAGATGGGATTTGAAATGGTGCCCCGTCTTTGGCAAATTAAAGACTCTGTTACTCAATGAGTGGTTTACAACTGTTGACCTTGTTTGCATTCTCCGACACTCTCCAGTTCTTGAGATACTCACTCTTCAGCTTGATAACACCGAG AACATTGTAGGAGCAACAGGGGCCCAAGAAACAATAACACAATCATTTGTGTGTGAACGCCTAAAGTTCGTTTATATTGAATGTGAAAAGGTTGATGAGGGAGTTCGTTCAATCTTGAGTATCTTAAGTACATGCGGCATACTTCGTGAGCAAATTAGCATCAAGGAGGATCCATGTTCAGACTCAGATT
- the LOC109774865 gene encoding F-box/FBD/LRR-repeat protein At5g22660-like gives MGWEEASSPPCSSPRPPAPRASTYPGVILRTRHLFDEMHKKAVDTGMDPFRVLSDDVLEHILSLMPGDEALQTCVLSTQWRDLWRRKTNLRFIFENWSSFSRERFNKLAKLIIHLRGDASLTNCQINPYSDEDYINFTEAKPLVEYALKCRVEKLSICASDILYEPLLVDDSPLISRHLRTIEFRFLDLVDSSVDFSGCPVLEELTIERCYVDAEKICSNSLKHLRLVGNCTFSEDIHIPIAAPRLISLELGSFQCLSPFLEEMPLLEKASILLGNGCYNVCHSDRKCGGCSHKKCLLLNGLSNAVDLKLIAAPELPIFKRDLEWCPEFDKLKTLKLNDWFTATDLVCILQHSPNLEKLTLKIDFPENFVGGEGSRQSFVCPPHLVVNIKCRKVDNGVCKILDVLRTCGILLEQISIKCRDRT, from the exons ATGGGATGGGAGGAAGCGTCTTCCCCTCCCTGTTCTTCCCCACGGCCGCCGGCGCCCAGAGCTTCGACCTATCCAGGAGTCATCCTCAG AACCCGCCACCTGTTCGACGAAATGCACAAGAAGGCTGTTGACACAGGCATGGATCCTTTCCGCGTCCTCTCCGACGATGTGCTCGAGCACATCCTTTCCCTTATGCCGGGGGATGAAGCCCTACAAACTTGCGTGCTCAGTACCCAGTGGCGTGACCTCTGGAGGCGCAAAACAAACTTGCGCTTCATCTTCGAGAACTGGTCAAGTTTTAGTCGCGAGCGTTTCAATAAATTGGCGAAGCTGATAATCCATCTTAGGGGGGACGCATCTCTGACCAACTGCCAGATCAATCCCTACAGTGATGAGGACTATATCAATTTCACAGAAGCCAAGCCGTTGGTCGAGTACGCTCTAAAGTGCCGGGTTGAGAAGCTCTCGATTTGTGCTAGTGATATTTTATATGAACCATTACTAGTCGATGATTCACCTCTCATCTCCCGCCACTTGAGGACCATAGAATTTAGATTCCTTGACCTCGTAGATTCCTCAGTAGATTTCTCGGGCTGCCCAGTATTAGAAGAGCTAACAATAGAAAGATGCTACGTCGACGCAGAGAAGATATGTTCTAATTCACTAAAGCATCTGCGGTTAGTTGGGAATTGTACCTTCTCCGAGGATATCCACATTCCTATTGCTGCCCCGCGCCTTATCTCACTGGAATTAGGTAGTTTTCAGTGCTTGAGTCCTTTCCTTGAAGAGATGCCATTACTGGAAAAAGCATCTATTTTGCTTGGCAATGGGTGTTACAATGTGTGTCATAGTGACCGTAAATGTGGTGGATGTTCTCACAAGAAGTGTCTGCTTCTCAACGGATTATCCAATGCTGTTGATTTGAAATTGATTGCTGCGCCTGAATTG CCTATCTTCAAACGGGATTTGGAATGGTGCCCTGAATTTGACAAATTAAAGACTCTGAAACTCAATGATTGGTTTACGGCTACTGACCTAGTTTGCATTCTCCAACACTCTCCAAATCTTGAGAAGCTCACTCTTAAGATCGATTTCCCTGAG AACTTTGTAGGGGGAGAAGGATCCAGGCAATCATTTGTGTGTCCGCCTCATTTGGTTGTGAACATTAAATGTAGAAAAGTTGATAACGGTGTTTGCAAGATTTTGGACGTCTTGAGGACATGTGGCATACTTCTTGAGCAGATTAGCATCAAGTGTCGTGATCGCACTTAG